The Larimichthys crocea isolate SSNF chromosome I, L_crocea_2.0, whole genome shotgun sequence genomic interval AGTGTGCAAGACACCAAGACTGAAATCAAAAAAGCActgactgactagaagcactttcaatctcgttcctgtgacaatgacaataaagatctattctattctatatcGGTAGTATGGATACCAAGTCAGTATCGGTATCAGATCGATACTAGTCCggtgagatcgattctttactttaagttccgctcttgtttgcaatgctgtgGCAAAGAAGAAACAGCCAGACTAACTAAAGGCTTTGGGCGTTGTTAAgttgtttacatattatttatattttcaccagttgttgtttttgttgttgagagttttattttaatttttgtgttatagtttctcaacagtgcttgtttgttttatttgtttactggtttatttaagatttttctgaaaaaataaagcattttctatttaattataaactttgtcctaattctgtcctgggttttaactatttaataataaaaaaaggaaacatcacaaaaaacactttgaaaattaattgagatttagcaattcaatgatgcatccaccttatttattgaaaggtattggtatcggatcgataccaaaagATGCTGTATGGCACAGCACTgagggctcctgtagaaacagtGGCAGTGGTTCAAACCTCCCAGTCGTCTTCTGAGTGGAGTTTGCGTAGGTGTGATTGTGACCGTGAACGTTCGTGATTTCACCCtgatgtcagctgggatcagctgaTAAAGACAGACCGGTTATGGAAGGTGGATGGAGACAATATAGACCACACAGTCCAAGAGCACCAACAAACTACAGCAACTACGAAGGAGCCGAGAAGTGGAATCAGTGCTGAACATTTTATTGGATTTCATTGCAGGACTGCTGAATTAGACTGCATTAGCTTCAGCTGGAGGAGCCGAATAAACCAGCAGCTCAGTGTATTTCTTGTGTCCAGGAGCAAAGAAAAGTGGATGAAGGAAGAAGTAAGCTCCAACTTTTAGATGATTAAAACAGTGAATCAGGCGGTGCTGCTGCAGAGCGGTGAGTGAGACAGTCTGATAATGCTGCAGCAGTTAAATAAACTTCAGACTTTCAGGGTGTTTATTCAGAACTCGCCCTCCCTGCATCTGTTCCCCACACCGCCACCGTCGCTGCTAATTGTGCCGCCGCTGTCTCCACGGTGAGAGCTTCAGTCGCACTCAGTTGAAACGGCGCCTATTTATATCCACGCTGCTGCACGTGTGCGGTGGTGGCAGCTCCCAGGAAATCACACCACAGATGGTCGAGCAGGGCGACCGCTCGTTGTCCATGACGACCGAGGATGACCTGTTACTCACCTCCTCTcgagctcacacacacctcgtCTCCGAGGCTGAAAAACTTCATCCTGCCGTGACTGATGGGAAGTTTTCAGAGGCTCGCTGGTCAAGCAGAACGTGTCGCACTGATCCGAAGCTAAAGGATTTCTGTTCGGTTTGGCTGTTTGGTTGGAAACTCTTCACTTCATTTTCCGGTAAATCGATGACAGCCTTACAGAACGTGACGGAGTGAAACTAACCGGACACACCTGGAAGAATCATCAGACTCAGAAATTAACGTCATTTTCAGGTCTGGTTCCTCTCAGAGGGACGAGGGATGGGCGGCATCTTCTTCTAGCAACAAGACATGATAACACAAATAAACTAACCAAACAGCAACATCCGtctttgtgaagtgaagctactgcagttcctctaacgtccacttgaggctggctccagcagtgagtcagtctccataagtccccatgtccaaatgtccaacttcacagcagaaataaacatgtttacagcctggtacaaaaaacagttttggtctctgtagctaatttccccgttcatgacaactgtactgagggtgaatttatatacaactcacctgttcacattatattaaggcttaaagttatgcaggattaagagcgtggacgctttgattgacaggtgggtgtggtcacaggtggcttgtttgatcaaccaggcttcattcagctccgcCTCTAtaaccatttttagattagtcgggaGGCGGCGGAGGCAGGACCGCCCAGACGGAGACGACCAGAGCGACCACACGGAGCTTCACAACGGCACTTTGTCACGACtgcatccatgttttctacagtctgtggtgatccatctgtctgttcttcttcttcactgtcagtcaccttcagttcaaactcaactttatttgtcactttaaccacgagaaagcagctcagtgaaataaacagggtGAATGCAGGGAGTTCATTTAGAGACatgttcaatgaaaacatgaagacttgcagtctgtgtaataaatcctctttattgactgagacacaaactaaatgttgtttcttcattgaatctcacatatgtacaagaaaagaatgaatcatctccttattgattctgatcatacaaactaaagtcatcatgagcagtgatagcctccatggctaaacagacacaggaaggagcgccacctaaagaaactcaaacatttacacaaccaccaatgagaagagggcaaagtaccgcccacagtgtttgattgacaggtgaagaaatgccacaacaatcagctgtcagcaacaatgatggaaacaaaacaagctgaagacatgaaacacagaatttaacccttcaatgacttctgtctatttcacttcacacaactcagcagaggatccagaataaatacaaagtccagcatagagaggctgagtgaacgtggtctggactctgtggaggagagtcatggtttcagagacgctgtagaaggacagaatacctgcactgtgatccaggtacactccaactctggaggaccgagGACCTGAGACTGGAGTTTCGACTTTGTTGTAACAAAAGTTATAACCGAATGTGAAACACTCTAACctccaagatttgtcattgaaTCCAAATCTACATTCATCTgatctccctgctctgctgatattcttgtatgtgactgctacatcaactcctcctctcctctccacctcccagtaacaacgtccagtcagtctctctctactcaggacctgaGGCCAAtaagtgaatctgtctgggtgactagaataagactgaGGTTGTATCATtcttgtcacttttctgttcccctcagataataacagctgtgtgtttgctgtgtttggatccagtgtgagttcacgtgaatattttaagaactcagctctggtcttgggctctggttctggtcctgacagtgaaacatggacttcagtgtctgtcagtgagatgtttgtccgttggtccctcagaacgtcctgtagtttatctctgagctctgacacagcagctgtcacatcctcaaagtccctcagaggacggatattgatgctggatgagtctgtagattggctgagtcgtgacagtgaggggtagttgtgtagaaactggttgtggtcctctgtgtgtgagagcttctccagctcagcgtctttcctcttcagctcagtgatctcctgctccagcttctcctgaagatctttgactcgactcacttcagtttcctgctgggatctgacctgctgcttcacatcagaccttcttttctccatgagacggatcagctcagtgaagatcttctcactgtcctccactgctttatcagcagagccattgatagcctccacctcctgttggagctccttcacatctttctctctgtcctggattctctgctggatgtttagtcgactcacctcgagctctctctgcctctcagtcctttctgctgcagctgagactgtgtcgtggcctttatgttcatccacagagcagagataacagatacactgctgatcagtacggcagaacatcttcatcacctcatcatgacgagagcagatgttctcctggagcttcttggagggctccaccagcttgtgtttctttaatggagctacatcatgatgaggctggaggtgtttctcacagtaagaggccagacagaccagacaggacttcagagctttcagttttctcccagtgcagacatcacaggccacatcttcaggtccagcatagcagtgatcagcaggagcagcttggagtccagtcttcttcagttcctccactaaagctgctaacatggtgtttttcttcaggacaggcctcggtgtgaaggtctgcctacactgagggcagctgtggattctcttctcatcctctccatcccagaagttttgaatacagttcatgcagtagctgtgtccacagggaatagtcaccggatccttcagtagatccagacagatcggacaagagaaggtttcccggtccagtttatttccttgctgcgccatttctcctctccgcgtcgacgactgtctgagtttgacttcctcatagctgaaactagtttgagctctgatctcaacaacatgcggcctgtcagctgacacgtcagcacatgttggttccacccatcttcaaactgtagatctgagggggagggaacaaggaaacacctgagcagagaggagctggctgtgtttgagagcaggaagaagagggagggcttATCAAGAGCTGAGTCATTCCAGGAAGAGGAGCTTGTAAATGATCTGTAGAGTTCATACACTTTGATCGCTGTGAAGAAAATAGTTCCTGTTAAAGTTTCACCTGGAAATGAGTCcaaaagaaaccagaagacTTTTCTAAAACACGCTGATCTGAAGGTGAAATAAAGGTAAATCCTCCAGTCAGTGACAATCATCAGCCCAACAACCACTAATAAAGGcaatcatttcatcttcttcatcttcagtgatgAAATCCTCGACTGTCTGTAAAAGGTGAGCTGTCAGAGACGAGGACTACAAACACAGGAGCATCACCAGCTGccattttgtcactttgttcttttctttggaaaCCAGTGAGTTCAAATGTATTACACACGTTTCCACACACGATTCTGTATGTATTAGCAACACCCATGTTCTGGTGAGTCTGGTTGAACAGTCCTATATAACGCCTAATgcctgtcagtggcaaaaacaaacactttaattgGATGTACTGGACGCCATATccgtgacatcatcagctgtgGTGGCGGCTCTGGCTGGGTAAATTAGTTGTAGtgccagactgtaaacatgtttattgctgctgtgaagttggacatttgaacatggggacttatggagactgactcacttcttctggagccagcctcaggtggagcTTTGACGCCAACCAATCAGAATTAACCAATAATATCACATTCTACATATCAGCTAATTCAATTTTTATCAGACAagcatgtttaatgtgtgttttaatgtgtcactgatctttcatcatttaatgagagtattttttatttcatgctaaaaaaaaataactatttaaCCTTTCTGTTGATCACATCagatgatcttcatcagcagatgaagGTCAAGATCAACATGGATGAGAAGAAGTCCTCAGAAAAAATGCTAATTTTGACATCTGTTCCATGAAGGGTAACTCCATCTGTGAAGTGAACTGTGCGGCAGctcaaggtcaagaatgaatcttcatttttttaatattaaggcttaaaaaaaaaatgcagatggacactttttttttttaagggtgcGACGGCTGAGTGAAGCCGTGCTCCTCAATCTGCTTTTAAATTCACAGGTCAGAGTTTTAAATGGACACGACGCTGAATATGTGACGAACACAATCTGACGCATGATTTGCTTCAACCTTTTACTAACTGCGAACATGTTGTGTTCTTCAGTCTGTATCCAGAGACTCACATATAAAGACTCacagcataaaacaaacaacacattttaaccAAATTTCAAGTAATTCTGCAAAAGTGAATCCGTCACCTACCGTTATGTGAATATTAGGAGTTGGTTCATGAGATAAGCTGTAGGTGGCGCCAATTCTCCAGTTGGAAAACCAAAAGACGTCATCCCCTCATCTCTTCATCCCTTCATTTCTTAACCTTCAACCCTCATCCCTCAACAATCATCCCTTCATTCCTCAACTCTTCATTCCTTCCTCATCCCTTTATTTCTTATCCTTTGGCCCTCATCCCTTCACTCTCCTCCATTCATCTGTTCATCCCTCAACTCTTCATCCTTTGACTATCAACCCTTCATTTCTTATCCTTTGACCTTCATCACTTGATGATGAttccttcatcccttcatcccttgACCCTCCTCCCCCGTACAGTACATCATCTTGGTTTACCTTCACTCACGATCTGCATTAAACTGAAGCTCTAAATCTAAAAGTATAATCGATATTCTCTACGTCTGAacttattcagaaaaaaaagtgtttccatCTCCACGAAGAGcagaaaaaataacataacacCTTTTCTGCAAAACCGAAGAAGTTTTTTTGAACGTTGCCCTTTTCAGCAAACTTTTCTAACGCGACACCTCACAgcacacattaaaatacatttccagaaACATGCCTCGTGTTGGTTTCAGCTCTTTCTTGTGGGGTTTTGttgacaggaagaaaaataagatAGAATATCACCacacttctctcttttttaaaaaaaaaaaaaaaaaggtcaggaCTTTAACTTTctacacaaaaacattcatctACAGGCTGAAGATtaatgcatactgtatgttgacACCATATATACTTCCATTTCATCAAAGTTGAGGTTCTGGTGCCGCgataatgtgttttctctgtctcaaTTTTGTGTGGAGTAAATGTGTTGGGTATGAGAATGTATTTTCTCTGCTGAATTTAatcattctctctcctctccaaagGCCAACGGAGACGTAGACCTGAATCACTTATCTGCCTTTGACTTCTGGATGTTTTCCTTGATTCTCGTCATTTCAGAGCTGAAGAGGGCCAGAACAAAAATACAGAACGCTAATGGAAAGACTCTGAGAGGGAgcagatgtttctgtgtgtcgcTGCGATTCATCGGCGTCTGGAGGTGTGAAACAGGGTCACGTTCTCAGCTCTCCTTCCTACTCGGTTCTGACAGTTTGTTGTGCTGACAGGGGGCCTTGTGGTTTTTTCCGCAGAGAGTAAAGAGAGGTGGAAGTGTTGGTGAGACCGCCGGAGCTCGGTGAACTCCTGACCTTTATCTGGCTGAAGCCGATCAATGGAAAGCTACAGAGGAAGTCAAATGGTCACGTGGTATAGATCAGAGCTGTGTTGTTTGACGGTTTTATGGATTCTGGAAGAATATACCTTCATACTCGGCgtgtcattgtgttttctcaAGCTGTTAGTTGGCTGGAAAATGAAGCATTAACTTCTTAAAGGTTCAGCCGTGGTATGTTTGAAAGGGACAAGAGGGCATCGCCgctgttttattttcctgtgatGAGAATTTTAGGTGTTAGATGTGAGAATCTCGGGAGGTCGGGCATCAGAAACTGTGTAGagccagaatattttcacatctaactgTGAGAATTCAGTTACGATGTTACGTTACgtgtggtttgtgttttccCTTTCACCTGCTtgatcacctcaccacctgcTCACCATCATCCAATCAACGTCTGTGATGCAGAAGACCAACTCCACCAGATCGTTCGATCGCCATTTCAATAACGCATGCTTAGGCCAACTCTGAGATTTCTTTTGATACGTCCATCTCGTCTTCGTTTTTGTCCTGGACCTTGCCATGCCACCACCAGCCCGGCACCAGCCACTTACCTGGATCTCCACCCGCCCCTGCACattctgtgtttgcatttgtggtATGCCAAACGTTCATCTTAATGCTTTTAGTGAACATACTTTGACCCTGAAGGATTACCATTTCACTTGTCACTGGACCTTCTCACCTCATTGTCCTTGTTGGAAACACTGGGTCCAGGTTGATTAATGCCAAAGTTACCCTTTAAAGATTTTCTACTTTTATCTGTGTGAATATATCTTCATTGGTCACACGGGCAATGCAACAAACTGTAAACCCATATTATCCCCTTCTTcgtcagtaaacagtttcctgttttcatggCAGCcgtttttgatttgttattaCAGGGAAAGCTCAGGTGGAACAAATTTCATTAAGGATGGCTCAGTTCCATCAAGTGTCCGAGTAAACCGTGACACGGCGAGCATGCATGGAAAATTCCAGGACCCTGGAACTCTTTGAATGGAATttagttgttttaatgttgtcaattatttctgtgtttccacGCTATGaagtctgctgtgaaaaataaTGAGTCACGTTTGTGTCCATCTAATGAAGATGGAAAAGCAAATAGTGCTTGTTGTGGAACGTTTTCCTTTCACTGAACGCGGTTGGACCGAGCACAACCTccagaaccagcagtgtccagtctaacagtgaacacagcagcctactgAGATGGgtttcttgccgggtttggctcctggcatcccggacTGAGTCAGTTCAGTCTCTCTACTCAGTACTCAGCAATCTTtacatcataaagtctgtaaatcacctcggtaGTGTGGCGTTATTCCCTCCTGGTCTCAGAGGCTCGAACCCGGTCCTGTtcagctgctgagcctggttctgttACCTGCAAATGTCAGATTcaattagcagcagttaattagagGTTAGCTATTTTAACAAGTGACGAGGCtgaagctatctgtccatcaggaaactgtctAACCCTTTTTACTGcaaacatctgtctgctgctggatAAAGTTTGCAAGAATTCTGAGTGGATCCAAACAGTAAAGTTGTCGGCTGTAAAACATTGTAAAACCATTTGATCCTTCTGTTACTATAAAGTTGTGATTAGTGCCCTCGTGAAGGAGAAATCTTGATGAATTGAGCATGAAATGTCTGCAGGATGTCAGAGAGCTATTCACGGCAAGAACCTTGAGTCATTATGCTACATCCTATTATACGTCTCCACCGCCCTCGACATGTATGCTCGCTCCTCCGATGTAGACAAAACCTTGAGCTCTTCAAAGACACTCTTCATCGTACCGAGGCACCTTTCAAAGCGTTTGCATAAAGAGCTTTTTGATGATAAAATATGCAAACAGATCAGAGATGTCGCACGTCGTCCTTCGAGAGTTTCTCGAGGCATCACCGTCGCCGTAGACGACGTGTTCTTATACCGAACGCGACGCTTCGATCTTCATGTCAGTTTGTACAACCGTCAGCGCTCACCTCCTCCAGCCTGCCCGGTCActctcatttaaaaaagttgACCCGACTTGTCATTTCATTCCCCTCCTGCAGACACGCAGCATATTAATATCCTCACTCTGCATTTGCCTGAGGATGATTACGAAGCTTACCTCTCAATCACGGGACGCTAATGACGGCGGCCAGGCATGATCGGGTGATTGATAGGTGGCATTTAGCCGCGATGGAGCCCAATATACTCTGTCCTCTCACCGGAGGCCCGCGGGGAGGAGAGCGAGCCACAACCTTTCAATAATCGAAAGCCTCTCGCCCGGTGAAAAGGCTGATCCTTTTGTTCTAATTAACCCATGAAATGAGTTCAGCGGCTCCCTCTCTACCTGCGGCGTAAACGATCTAATAGTCTGTGAACGGCCGAGCGAGGAGAAGAATGCCAAGAGGTGGAAGGTCCGCCGGGTGATTTTCAACAgatgctctctgtctctgatagCATTAGCATCAAGAGAGAGGAAGATCAACTACAGTATGAGGCCCGGAGGCTGTTCACTCAGGAATGAGACTTCTTAGACGACGACATGACTGACGGCGTGGAAGCAGGTCGCTGCTGAACATCACTGACTTCAGAGGAAAGTAGCAGAGATCACTAACCCTGCCTTTACTTGGAGTGAGTCCATGTTGGCTTGTGGTTCTGGACTAGAAATGTGATTTAACCCTTAACCCtccaccaaaaacaacaatttgtttcaactataaatacatattttttcatttagaGGATCACTGACTGTAACGAATGGGCGACGTAGGCGTGACGTCACCTACAAGTTTCTGAAGACACATTTCGAAGCTCAGTCTGACGCCACCTTGGCAGCCGTGTCTCTTCCACTAATCTAAAAATTAGCAGATCATCAGCATATCACACGagtctgcataactttaagccttaatataatgtgaacaggtgagttgtatataaattcaccctcagtacagttgtcatgaacgaggaaattaaaaaactgttttttgtcccaggctgtaaacatgtttatttctgtgtgttagCGGTTAGCTCTCCGTCCATCagagagagttgaagctgagtAACCGGCTTCAACAgactaataaaaacatcatgcaGATAACTTCAGTCCGTCTGCTTCCAGGTTCTCTCCTTTTATTTTATAAGGATGCACACAGACTGaagactgacagcagcagcaggatctTACTAAACCATAGAAACCTCACTCATCCTTGATGGTTTTGATATTCTGCCGTTTTTCTCTGCAACCCCGCTGAGCCTGCATCTATTTCTGCAGACGGGAGGCAGCGGAGgactcacagaaaaaaaaaaagaagaagaggatcgaggtggaaaaacaaaacaaattctcCGACATGATGCCTGAGGCGCAGAGAGCTCTGCAAGGCAGACCGGCTCGCCTTCATCTTCCTGCTGAACTGCAGCCTGCTCCGCAAGCATGAAGCCTTAAAAGTTAATCACCTTTTTAATTTACTGATTTACTCGAGATTCATCGTTTGCTCGTGCCCTCCACAATAAAGTTCATGTTTAGAAGAAATCAGCTGTGACTGCTGGTTGGAAACAGGAAACgttcttcatgttttgttgaTCGGTCCGTCCGACCcagccgcctcctcctcctcctcctctgtggactTGTCGCTCTGACAACATTTGAACACGACTTCCTGTTCTGCTGACAGAGACGAGTCAGACTTCTGGAAGTCTCTGTTACTGAACTCAAACTGAAAGTGCTGCTCCTGGTTAGTTTGGGGgaggacagactgactgagccTGCAGAGGACGAGACACAGCAGAGCCACAGAGTTCAAActttgtttgagtgtgtatgtacaagtgtgtgagagtgcaagctctggtgtgtatttgtgtgtgtgtgtgtgtgtgtgtgtgtgtgggcagcacctccagtttctctctcacctg includes:
- the LOC113746660 gene encoding tripartite motif-containing protein 16-like; translation: MAQQGNKLDRETFSCPICLDLLKDPVTIPCGHSYCMNCIQNFWDGEDEKRIHSCPQCRQTFTPRPVLKKNTMLAALVEELKKTGLQAAPADHCYAGPEDVACDVCTGRKLKALKSCLVCLASYCEKHLQPHHDVAPLKKHKLVEPSKKLQENICSRHDEVMKMFCRTDQQCICYLCSVDEHKGHDTVSAAAERTERQRELEVSRLNIQQRIQDREKDVKELQQEVEAINGSADKAVEDSEKIFTELIRLMEKRRSDVKQQVRSQQETEVSRVKDLQEKLEQEITELKRKDAELEKLSHTEDHNQFLHNYPSLSRLSQSTDSSSINIRPLRDFEDVTAAVSELRDKLQDVLRDQRTNISLTDTEVHVSLSGPEPEPKTRAEFLKYSRELTLDPNTANTQLLLSEGNRKVTRMIQPQSYSSHPDRFTYWPQVLSRERLTGRCYWEVERRGGVDVAVTYKNISRAGRSDECRFGFNDKSWRLECFTFGYNFCYNKVETPVSGPRSSRVGVYLDHSAGILSFYSVSETMTLLHRVQTTFTQPLYAGLCIYSGSSAELCEVK